A single genomic interval of Streptomyces showdoensis harbors:
- the hutU gene encoding urocanate hydratase — protein MSGPRPVRAPRGTELSALGWQQEAALRMLQNNLDPEVAEHPDKLVVYGGTGKAARDWRSFDAMVRTLRTLKQDETMLVQSGRPVGVMQTHEWAPRVLIANSNLVGDWANWEEFRRLEALGLTMYGQMTAGSWIYIGTQGILQGTYETFAAVAAKKFNGTLAGTITLTAGLGGMGGAQPLAVTMNDGVALCIDVDPRAIERRIEHRYLDVKADNLAHALQLAVEARDARRPLSIGLLGNAAELVPQMLAEGAPIDIVTDQTSAHDPLSYLPVGVAFEDMADAAAKDPAGFTTRARESMARHVEAMVGFMDAGAEVFDYGNSIRGEAQLAGYDRAFAFPGFVPAYIRPLFCEGKGPFRWAALSGEASDIHKTDKAILDLFPENESLHRWIKMAGERVHFQGLPARICWLGQGERDKAGDMFNDMVGNGTLAAPLAIGRDHLDCGSVASPYRETEAMLDGSDAIADWPLLNAMVNVASGASWVSIHHGGGVGMGRSIHAGQVSVADGTKLAGEKIRRVLTNDPGMGVIRHVDAGYDIAERVADEKGVRVPMREGDSA, from the coding sequence ATGTCAGGACCCCGCCCCGTACGGGCCCCGCGCGGTACGGAACTGAGCGCCCTGGGATGGCAGCAGGAAGCCGCCCTCCGGATGCTCCAGAACAACCTCGACCCCGAGGTCGCCGAGCACCCCGACAAGCTGGTCGTCTACGGCGGTACCGGCAAGGCCGCCCGCGACTGGCGCTCCTTCGACGCCATGGTCCGCACCCTGCGCACCCTCAAGCAGGACGAGACCATGCTGGTCCAGTCCGGCCGCCCGGTCGGCGTCATGCAGACCCACGAGTGGGCCCCGCGCGTCCTCATCGCCAACTCCAACCTGGTCGGCGACTGGGCCAACTGGGAGGAGTTCCGCCGTCTGGAGGCCCTCGGCCTCACCATGTACGGCCAGATGACCGCCGGCTCCTGGATCTACATCGGCACCCAGGGCATCCTCCAGGGCACCTACGAGACCTTCGCCGCCGTCGCCGCGAAGAAGTTCAACGGCACCCTGGCCGGCACCATCACCCTCACCGCCGGCCTCGGCGGCATGGGCGGCGCCCAGCCGCTCGCCGTCACCATGAACGACGGCGTCGCCCTCTGCATCGACGTCGACCCGCGCGCCATCGAGCGCCGCATCGAGCACCGCTACCTGGACGTGAAGGCCGACAACCTGGCCCACGCCCTCCAGCTGGCCGTCGAGGCCCGCGACGCCCGCCGCCCGCTCTCCATCGGCCTGCTCGGCAACGCCGCCGAGCTGGTCCCGCAGATGCTGGCCGAGGGCGCGCCGATCGACATCGTGACCGACCAGACCTCGGCCCACGACCCGCTGTCCTACCTCCCGGTCGGCGTCGCCTTCGAGGACATGGCCGACGCCGCCGCCAAGGACCCGGCCGGCTTCACCACCCGCGCCCGCGAGTCGATGGCCCGGCACGTCGAGGCCATGGTCGGCTTCATGGACGCCGGCGCCGAGGTCTTCGACTACGGCAACTCCATCCGCGGCGAGGCCCAGCTGGCCGGCTACGACCGCGCCTTCGCCTTCCCCGGCTTCGTCCCGGCCTACATCCGCCCGCTGTTCTGCGAGGGCAAGGGCCCGTTCCGCTGGGCCGCCCTGTCCGGCGAGGCCTCCGACATCCACAAGACCGACAAGGCGATCCTCGACCTCTTCCCGGAGAACGAGTCGCTGCACCGCTGGATCAAGATGGCCGGCGAGCGCGTCCACTTCCAGGGCCTGCCCGCCCGCATCTGCTGGCTCGGCCAGGGCGAGCGCGACAAGGCCGGCGACATGTTCAACGACATGGTCGGCAACGGCACCCTCGCCGCGCCGCTCGCCATCGGCCGCGACCACCTGGACTGCGGCTCGGTGGCCTCCCCGTACCGCGAGACCGAGGCCATGCTCGACGGCTCCGACGCCATCGCCGACTGGCCGCTCCTGAACGCCATGGTCAACGTCGCCTCCGGCGCCTCCTGGGTCTCCATCCACCACGGCGGCGGCGTCGGCATGGGCCGCTCCATCCACGCCGGCCAGGTCTCGGTGGCCGACGGCACCAAGCTCGCCGGCGAGAAGATCCGCCGCGTGCTCACCAACGACCCCGGCATGGGCGTCATCCGGCACGTCGACGCGGGCTACGACATCGCCGAGCGCGTCGCCGACGAGAAGGGCGTGCGCGTCCCCATGCGCGAGGGTGACTCCGCGTGA
- a CDS encoding allantoate amidohydrolase, whose product MWRSLAGIGRDAGSGGYRRYAWTAADADCRLWFRMQAEARRLDVETDRNGNQWAWLGDPAAGDAVVTGSHLDSVPDGGAFDGPLGVVSSFAALDELRRRGVSFKRPLAIVNFGDEEGARFGLACVGSRLTSGQLTKEKAFALRDADGISLPRAMEAAGYDPEAIGADPERLARIGAFVELHVEQGRALDLSGDAVGIASAIWPHGRWRYDFAGEANHAGTTRLVDRRDPMLTYAETVLAARREAELAGAVATFGKISVEPNGVNAIPSLVRGWLDARAADQGSLDAVIAGVEAAAREHAERAGIDLTVVRESFTPVVDFSHALRDELSRILADRTGTKVPVLGTGAGHDAGILSGAIPTAMLFVRNPTGVSHSPAEFAAEDDCVAGVHALADVLEDLACR is encoded by the coding sequence ATGTGGCGCAGCCTCGCCGGCATCGGTCGCGACGCGGGCTCCGGCGGCTACCGCCGCTACGCCTGGACCGCGGCCGACGCCGACTGCCGGCTCTGGTTCCGGATGCAGGCGGAGGCCCGCCGCCTCGACGTCGAGACCGACCGCAACGGCAACCAGTGGGCCTGGCTCGGCGACCCCGCCGCCGGTGACGCCGTCGTCACCGGCTCCCACCTGGACTCCGTCCCCGACGGCGGCGCCTTCGACGGCCCCCTCGGCGTGGTCTCCTCCTTCGCCGCCCTCGACGAGCTCCGCAGGCGCGGCGTCTCGTTCAAGCGGCCCCTCGCCATCGTCAACTTCGGCGACGAGGAGGGCGCCCGCTTCGGGCTCGCCTGCGTCGGCTCCCGGCTCACCTCCGGACAGCTGACCAAGGAGAAGGCCTTCGCGCTGCGCGACGCCGACGGCATCAGCCTCCCGCGGGCCATGGAGGCCGCCGGGTACGACCCCGAGGCCATCGGCGCGGACCCGGAGCGGCTCGCCCGCATCGGCGCCTTCGTCGAGCTGCACGTCGAGCAGGGCCGCGCCCTGGACCTGTCCGGGGACGCCGTCGGCATCGCCTCCGCGATCTGGCCGCACGGCCGCTGGCGGTACGACTTCGCCGGCGAGGCCAACCACGCGGGCACCACCCGGCTGGTCGACCGGCGCGACCCGATGCTCACCTACGCGGAGACCGTCCTCGCCGCCCGCCGCGAGGCCGAACTCGCGGGCGCCGTCGCCACCTTCGGCAAGATCTCCGTCGAGCCGAACGGCGTCAACGCCATCCCGTCGCTGGTCCGCGGCTGGCTCGACGCCCGCGCCGCCGACCAGGGCTCCCTGGACGCGGTCATCGCCGGCGTCGAGGCGGCCGCGCGCGAGCACGCCGAGCGCGCCGGCATCGACCTCACCGTGGTCCGCGAGTCCTTCACCCCGGTCGTGGACTTCTCCCACGCGCTGCGCGACGAACTGAGCCGCATCCTCGCGGACCGGACCGGCACCAAGGTCCCCGTCCTCGGGACGGGCGCGGGACACGACGCCGGAATCCTCTCCGGGGCGATCCCGACCGCCATGCTGTTCGTACGCAACCCCACGGGCGTCTCGCACTCCCCGGCCGAATTCGCGGCCGAGGACGACTGCGTGGCGGGCGTCCACGCACTCGCCGACGTACTGGAGGACCTGGCGTGCAGGTGA
- a CDS encoding formimidoylglutamate deiminase, with protein MQVTYWLEHAWLGVHVEPGVALDVTDGRVTAVRTGVDTPPQGAEVLRGLTVPGLANAHSHAFHRALRGTVQVGSGTFWTWREVMYTVAQRLTPDSYFALARAVYAEMALAGITAVGEFHYLHHAPGGTAYDDPNAMGEALIAAAREAGIRITLLDTAYLSSGFGAAPEPHQLRFTDGTADAWAERVSALKESEDVRIGAAIHSVRAVPAGQLSTVARWAQDREAPLHVHLSEQTAENDACRAAHGMTPTQLLAEHGVLGARTTGVHNTHMTDADIALIGSSSTGTCMCPTTERDLADGIGPAVALQRAGSPLSLGSDSHAVIDLLEEARAMELNERLRTRTRGHWTAAALLRAATADGHAALGRPDAGTLEAGAPADFTTLALDSVRTAGPVPRLGAETAVFAATAADVRHTVVAGRHVVRDGVHTSVPDTGRALADAIAALRD; from the coding sequence GTGCAGGTGACCTACTGGCTGGAGCACGCCTGGCTCGGCGTCCACGTCGAGCCGGGCGTGGCCCTGGACGTCACGGACGGCCGCGTCACCGCGGTCCGGACCGGCGTGGACACCCCGCCCCAGGGCGCGGAGGTGCTCCGCGGCCTGACCGTCCCCGGCCTGGCCAACGCCCACTCGCACGCCTTCCACCGCGCCCTGCGCGGCACCGTCCAGGTGGGCTCCGGCACCTTCTGGACCTGGCGCGAGGTCATGTACACCGTCGCCCAACGCCTCACCCCCGACAGCTACTTCGCGCTGGCCCGGGCCGTGTACGCGGAGATGGCGCTGGCCGGCATCACGGCCGTCGGCGAGTTCCACTACCTCCACCACGCGCCCGGTGGCACGGCGTACGACGACCCCAACGCCATGGGCGAGGCCCTCATCGCGGCGGCGCGGGAGGCGGGCATCCGGATCACCCTCCTCGACACCGCCTACCTCTCCTCCGGTTTCGGCGCGGCCCCCGAGCCGCACCAGCTCCGCTTCACCGACGGCACGGCCGACGCGTGGGCCGAGCGGGTCTCGGCGCTGAAGGAGAGCGAGGACGTCCGGATCGGCGCGGCGATCCACTCCGTGCGCGCCGTCCCGGCCGGCCAGCTGTCCACGGTGGCCCGCTGGGCCCAGGACCGCGAGGCCCCCCTGCACGTCCACCTCTCCGAGCAGACCGCGGAGAACGACGCCTGCCGGGCGGCCCACGGCATGACGCCCACCCAGCTGCTCGCCGAGCACGGCGTCCTGGGCGCGCGCACCACGGGCGTCCACAACACCCACATGACGGACGCCGACATCGCGCTGATCGGCTCCTCCTCGACCGGCACCTGCATGTGCCCGACGACCGAACGCGACCTGGCGGACGGCATCGGCCCGGCGGTCGCGCTCCAGCGGGCCGGCTCGCCGCTCTCGCTGGGCAGCGACAGCCACGCGGTGATCGACCTCCTGGAGGAGGCGCGGGCCATGGAGCTGAACGAGCGCCTGCGCACCCGCACCCGCGGCCACTGGACGGCCGCCGCCCTGCTCCGCGCGGCGACGGCCGACGGCCACGCGGCCCTGGGCCGGCCGGACGCGGGCACCCTGGAGGCGGGCGCCCCGGCCGACTTCACCACGCTGGCCCTGGACTCGGTCCGCACGGCGGGCCCGGTGCCGCGGCTGGGCGCCGAGACGGCGGTCTTCGCGGCGACGGCGGCGGACGTCCGGCACACGGTCGTGGCCGGCCGCCACGTCGTACGGGACGGCGTCCACACGTCCGTACCCGACACGGGCCGGGCCCTCGCGGACGCGATCGCGGCCCTCAGAGACTGA
- the hutI gene encoding imidazolonepropionase: MTTTVITNIASLVTNDPTLGDGSPLGLVQDAALVLDGDRVVWAGPAAQAPAADQRVDAAGRAVIPGFVDSHSHLVFAGDRTAEFNARMSGQAYKAGGIRTTVAATRAATDAELSANVARYLEEALRQGTTTFETKSGYGLTVEDEARALRIAAEHTDEVTYLGAHIVSPDYADDPAGYVDLVTGAMLDACAPYARWVDVFCEKGAFDGDQARAILTAGKAKGLLPRVHANQLSYGPGVQLAVELDAASADHCTHLTDADVDALASGNTVATLLPGAEFSTRAEWPDARRLLDAGVTVALSTDCNPGSSFTSSVPFCIALAVRDMHMTPDEALWSATAGGAAALRRTDVGRLTPGTRADLTFLAAPSHVHLAYRPGVPLVSEVWRRGVRVA; this comes from the coding sequence ATGACGACCACCGTCATCACGAACATCGCCAGCCTGGTCACCAACGACCCGACCCTCGGCGACGGTTCGCCCCTGGGTCTGGTCCAGGACGCCGCCCTGGTCCTGGACGGCGACCGGGTCGTCTGGGCCGGCCCGGCGGCGCAGGCCCCCGCCGCCGACCAGCGGGTCGACGCGGCGGGCCGCGCCGTGATCCCCGGCTTCGTCGACTCCCACTCCCACCTCGTCTTCGCGGGCGACCGCACCGCCGAGTTCAACGCGCGGATGTCGGGCCAGGCGTACAAGGCGGGCGGCATCCGGACGACGGTCGCGGCCACCCGCGCGGCGACGGACGCCGAGCTGTCGGCGAACGTGGCGCGCTACCTGGAGGAGGCGCTCCGCCAGGGCACGACCACCTTCGAGACCAAGTCCGGCTACGGCCTGACGGTCGAGGACGAGGCCCGCGCCCTGCGCATCGCGGCCGAGCACACGGACGAGGTCACCTACCTGGGCGCCCACATCGTCTCGCCGGACTACGCCGACGACCCGGCCGGGTACGTGGACCTGGTGACGGGCGCGATGCTCGACGCCTGCGCCCCGTACGCCCGTTGGGTGGACGTCTTCTGCGAGAAGGGCGCCTTCGACGGCGACCAGGCCCGGGCGATCCTCACGGCGGGCAAGGCGAAGGGCCTGCTGCCGCGCGTGCACGCCAACCAGCTCTCGTACGGCCCCGGCGTGCAGCTCGCGGTCGAACTGGACGCGGCGAGCGCGGACCACTGCACGCACCTGACGGACGCGGACGTGGACGCGCTGGCCTCCGGCAACACGGTCGCGACCCTGCTGCCCGGCGCGGAGTTCTCCACCCGCGCCGAGTGGCCGGACGCCCGCCGCCTCCTCGACGCGGGTGTGACGGTCGCCCTCTCCACGGACTGCAACCCGGGCTCGTCCTTCACGTCCTCGGTCCCGTTCTGCATCGCGCTGGCGGTCCGGGACATGCACATGACCCCGGACGAGGCCCTGTGGTCCGCCACGGCCGGCGGCGCGGCGGCCCTCCGCCGCACCGACGTGGGCCGCCTGACCCCCGGCACCCGGGCCGACCTGACCTTCCTGGCCGCCCCCTCCCACGTCCACCTGGCCTACCGCCCGGGCGTCCCGCTCGTCTCGGAGGTCTGGCGCCGGGGCGTGCGGGTGGCCTGA
- a CDS encoding RNA polymerase sigma factor SigF, whose amino-acid sequence MEETMSPRLDVPELADLPRIPHPDEIAPHDARALSKTLFARLGELEEGTHEYAYVRNTLIELNLALVKFAASRFRTRSEPMEDIVQVGTIGLIKAIDRFDLARGVEFPTFAMPTIIGEIKRFFRDTSWSVHVPRRLQELRIALARTGDELAQRLDRSPTVDELAHELGIGADEVVEGMAAANAYTASSLDAPPEETESDGTTLADRLGYEDHGLEGIEYIESLKPMIASLPPRDRRILSLRFTAGLTQSEIGEELGISQMHVSRLLSRTLARLRRGLTAEE is encoded by the coding sequence ATGGAGGAGACCATGTCACCCCGGCTCGACGTCCCGGAGCTCGCGGACCTCCCGCGGATCCCGCACCCGGACGAGATCGCGCCGCACGACGCGCGCGCCCTGTCCAAGACCCTCTTCGCCCGCCTCGGCGAGCTGGAGGAGGGCACCCACGAGTATGCGTACGTCCGCAACACCCTGATCGAACTCAACCTGGCCCTGGTGAAGTTCGCCGCCTCCCGGTTCCGCACCCGCAGCGAACCCATGGAGGACATCGTCCAGGTCGGCACCATCGGCCTGATCAAGGCGATCGACCGCTTCGACCTGGCGCGCGGCGTCGAGTTCCCCACCTTCGCGATGCCGACCATCATCGGCGAGATCAAGCGCTTCTTCCGCGACACCTCGTGGTCGGTGCACGTGCCGCGCCGGCTCCAGGAGCTCCGCATCGCCCTGGCCAGGACCGGCGACGAGCTCGCCCAGCGCCTCGACCGCTCCCCCACCGTCGACGAACTCGCCCACGAACTCGGCATCGGCGCCGACGAAGTCGTCGAGGGCATGGCCGCCGCCAACGCGTACACCGCGAGCTCCCTCGACGCCCCGCCCGAGGAGACCGAGTCCGACGGCACCACCCTCGCGGACCGGCTCGGCTACGAGGACCACGGCCTCGAAGGCATCGAGTACATCGAGTCCCTCAAACCGATGATCGCCTCCCTCCCGCCCCGCGACCGCCGCATCCTCTCCCTCCGCTTCACCGCGGGCCTCACCCAGTCGGAGATCGGCGAGGAACTCGGCATCTCCCAGATGCACGTCTCCCGCCTCCTCTCCCGCACCCTGGCCCGGCTCCGCAGGGGACTGACGGCGGAGGAGTGA
- a CDS encoding STAS domain-containing protein produces the protein MYRQHIDSAPGRFRVEVRTVGASEVLTPVGELDHHTAELLRAPLDRALDEGRSRLVLDCSRLDFCDSTGLNVLLGARLRADAAGGGVHLAGMRPVVARVFEITGADAVFTVHDSLEAALPD, from the coding sequence ATGTACCGCCAGCACATCGACAGCGCACCCGGGCGGTTCCGGGTCGAGGTCCGCACCGTGGGGGCGAGCGAGGTGCTCACCCCGGTGGGTGAGCTCGATCACCACACCGCCGAACTGTTGCGTGCGCCACTCGACCGGGCACTCGACGAGGGGCGCTCCCGACTCGTGCTCGACTGCTCGCGGCTCGACTTCTGCGACTCCACCGGCCTCAACGTGCTCCTCGGCGCCCGGCTGAGGGCGGACGCCGCCGGCGGAGGGGTCCATCTGGCGGGGATGCGGCCGGTGGTGGCCCGGGTCTTCGAGATCACCGGGGCGGACGCGGTCTTCACCGTCCACGACTCGCTCGAGGCGGCGCTCCCCGACTGA
- a CDS encoding ATP-binding protein, which produces MKETASGDPEVRTLALGAASGTVPLARDFTRQALYDWGWLPAATADRRAAAEDVLLVVSELVTNACLHAEGPESLRVLRLAEVLRLEVADRGAGQPAPRTPHRAGRPGGHGMFIVQRLCRAWGIDRTPGAPGKTVWAELAAPA; this is translated from the coding sequence TTGAAGGAGACCGCCTCCGGCGACCCCGAGGTCCGCACCCTCGCCCTCGGTGCGGCCAGCGGCACCGTCCCGCTGGCCCGTGACTTCACCCGGCAGGCGCTTTACGACTGGGGCTGGCTGCCCGCGGCCACCGCCGACCGCCGCGCCGCCGCCGAGGACGTCCTGCTCGTGGTCTCCGAGCTCGTCACCAACGCCTGTCTGCACGCCGAGGGCCCCGAGAGCCTCCGCGTGCTGCGCCTCGCCGAGGTGCTCCGCCTCGAAGTCGCCGACCGCGGCGCAGGCCAGCCCGCCCCGCGCACCCCGCACCGCGCCGGACGGCCCGGCGGGCACGGCATGTTCATCGTCCAGCGGCTCTGCCGCGCCTGGGGCATCGACCGCACCCCGGGCGCCCCCGGCAAAACGGTCTGGGCCGAACTGGCCGCGCCCGCATAG